One Micromonospora craniellae genomic region harbors:
- a CDS encoding carbonic anhydrase — MSRPGTIGAQPGLEREYLTADLPGARQRALAELMAGNRRFVTDTLRHPNQNASHRAAVATEQHPFAVIVGCSDSRLAAEIIFDRGLGDLFVVRTAGHTIGPEVLGSVEYAVSVLRTPLVVVLGHDSCGAVQAARAAAATGTAPTGHLRAVVDAVVPSLRRAQQAGVDDLDAIVDIHIAQTVEAMLESSEALAAEVAAGGCAVVGMSYRLAAGEVRIVAAEPTEMAGVVAAAA; from the coding sequence ATGAGTCGACCCGGAACGATCGGGGCGCAGCCCGGTCTCGAGCGCGAGTACCTGACCGCCGACCTGCCCGGCGCGCGGCAGCGCGCCCTCGCCGAGCTGATGGCCGGCAACCGTCGGTTCGTCACCGACACGCTCCGGCACCCCAACCAGAACGCCAGCCACCGGGCCGCCGTCGCCACCGAGCAGCACCCCTTCGCGGTGATCGTCGGTTGCTCCGACTCCCGGCTCGCTGCGGAGATCATCTTTGACCGGGGGTTGGGTGACCTCTTCGTGGTCCGCACCGCTGGGCACACCATCGGCCCCGAGGTGCTGGGCAGCGTCGAGTACGCGGTGAGCGTGCTGCGTACGCCGCTCGTGGTGGTGCTCGGGCACGACTCGTGCGGTGCCGTCCAGGCGGCCCGGGCCGCAGCGGCCACCGGCACCGCGCCCACCGGGCACCTGCGTGCCGTGGTGGACGCGGTGGTGCCCAGCCTGCGTCGGGCCCAGCAGGCGGGGGTCGACGACCTGGACGCGATCGTCGACATCCACATCGCGCAGACCGTCGAGGCGATGCTGGAGTCGTCCGAGGCGCTCGCCGCCGAGGTGGCTGCGGGCGGGTGCGCGGTGGTGGGCATGTCGTACCGGCTGGCCGCCGGTGAGGTGCGGATCGTCGCGGCGGAGCCCACCGAGATGGCGGGTGTGGTGGCAGCCGCGGCCTGA
- a CDS encoding helix-turn-helix transcriptional regulator, protein MAGMATSGERESTRNWTFLTNHAHVLLAIARDPTARLRDVATEVGVTERAAQAIVADLEAGGYLFRTRVGRRNEYTLNPAGRFRHPAEADRQVGDLLALFADEPENGDTGR, encoded by the coding sequence ATGGCGGGCATGGCGACCTCAGGCGAGCGAGAGAGCACCCGCAACTGGACTTTCCTGACAAATCACGCACACGTGCTGCTCGCCATCGCCCGCGATCCCACCGCCCGGCTGCGCGACGTCGCCACCGAGGTGGGGGTCACCGAACGCGCCGCCCAGGCCATCGTCGCCGACCTGGAGGCGGGCGGTTACCTGTTCCGCACCCGGGTGGGCCGCCGCAACGAGTACACCCTCAACCCGGCCGGCCGGTTCCGCCACCCTGCGGAGGCCGACCGCCAGGTCGGCGACCTGCTGGCCCTGTTCGCCGACGAGCCGGAGAACGGGGACACCGGCCGCTGA
- a CDS encoding AI-2E family transporter has translation MVARGGGRTPEESTRRGAGPRQTWAALPWLVRTAVVWSACLVVIAAGLYLLARITLLVTPLAIALAATFFLAALLDPVQLALRRLRLPAALAALLTVLLLLGVLFGVGLLVWNMTASQFSELGDELREGLERSRDFVTSTLPVTDEQLDGLVGQLRQALSQQEVDPVASAQTVAEVFGSVLLALVLLFFLLKDGRSMWHWTLRRAGGPNREIAAKAGRVGWRTLGSYSRGTMLIAAIDAIGIGLALVLLGVPLAFPLALITFFGGFVPIIGATVAGAVAVLVALAANGPTTALLTLAAVIAVQQIEGNLLEPLVMKRQVRLHPVVILLAVTAGTLIAGIAGAFVAVPIAAVVWRVIDSVQQQRQVAASRRRWTRIIRGRTAQARARRTVRKV, from the coding sequence GTGGTCGCACGAGGTGGCGGTCGTACGCCCGAGGAGTCGACGCGGCGGGGTGCCGGGCCGAGACAGACCTGGGCGGCTCTGCCCTGGCTGGTGCGGACGGCGGTGGTGTGGAGCGCCTGCCTGGTGGTGATCGCCGCCGGGCTGTACCTGCTGGCGCGGATCACGCTGCTGGTCACCCCGCTGGCCATCGCGCTGGCCGCCACCTTCTTCCTGGCCGCGCTGCTCGACCCGGTCCAGCTCGCATTGCGCCGGCTGCGACTGCCCGCCGCGCTGGCCGCCCTGCTCACCGTCCTGCTCCTGCTCGGTGTCCTGTTCGGCGTGGGCCTGCTGGTCTGGAACATGACCGCGAGCCAGTTCAGCGAGCTGGGCGACGAGCTGCGGGAAGGCCTGGAACGCAGCCGCGACTTCGTCACCTCCACGCTGCCGGTCACCGACGAGCAACTCGACGGCCTCGTCGGGCAGCTCCGCCAGGCGCTCAGCCAGCAGGAGGTCGACCCGGTCGCCAGCGCGCAGACGGTGGCGGAGGTCTTCGGCTCCGTCCTGCTCGCCCTGGTGCTGCTCTTCTTCCTGCTCAAGGACGGCCGGTCGATGTGGCACTGGACGTTGCGCCGGGCGGGCGGGCCGAACCGGGAGATCGCCGCCAAGGCGGGTCGGGTCGGCTGGCGTACGCTCGGTTCGTACAGCCGGGGCACGATGCTGATCGCGGCGATCGACGCCATCGGCATCGGTCTGGCGCTGGTGCTGCTCGGGGTGCCGCTGGCCTTCCCGCTCGCGTTGATCACGTTCTTCGGCGGTTTCGTACCGATCATCGGCGCCACCGTGGCCGGCGCGGTCGCGGTGCTGGTGGCGCTGGCCGCCAACGGCCCCACCACCGCTCTGCTCACCCTGGCTGCGGTGATCGCCGTGCAGCAGATCGAGGGCAACCTGCTCGAACCGCTGGTCATGAAGCGACAGGTCCGGCTGCACCCGGTGGTGATCCTGCTCGCGGTCACGGCCGGCACGCTCATCGCCGGCATCGCGGGTGCCTTCGTCGCGGTTCCGATCGCCGCCGTCGTGTGGCGGGTCAT